A window from Candidatus Arthromitus sp. SFB-rat-Yit encodes these proteins:
- the rlmB gene encoding 23S rRNA (guanosine(2251)-2'-O)-methyltransferase RlmB, which translates to MGRKNIIYGRKVVQEVINSDLEISEIYISKNIKQDKVLKILEYAKKKCINIKSIYSNDMNILCNYGVHQGIAVRIPEYKYFKINEIINNVDNESDEIVLILDSIQDPRNLGSILRTAEIMGIKNIIIPQKRSCDVNNTVWKTSMGAVAHLNICRANNIPNVILKFKDIGFKIIATSLNTKINLSDINYKYPIVLIIGNEETGVDKELLTFCDVKVKIPMYGKIDSFNVSVAAGIIMYEIKNIQSRY; encoded by the coding sequence TTGGGGAGAAAAAACATTATTTATGGAAGAAAAGTAGTGCAAGAAGTTATAAATAGTGATCTTGAAATATCAGAAATATACATAAGTAAGAATATAAAACAGGATAAAGTTTTAAAAATTTTAGAATATGCTAAGAAAAAATGTATAAATATAAAAAGCATATATAGTAATGATATGAATATACTATGCAATTATGGGGTGCATCAAGGGATTGCAGTTAGAATACCGGAATACAAATATTTTAAAATAAATGAAATTATAAATAATGTAGATAATGAAAGTGATGAAATTGTATTAATTTTGGATAGTATACAGGATCCTAGAAATTTAGGATCTATATTAAGAACTGCAGAAATTATGGGAATAAAAAATATAATTATACCACAAAAAAGAAGTTGTGATGTAAATAATACTGTATGGAAAACATCTATGGGAGCAGTAGCGCACCTGAATATATGTAGAGCAAATAATATCCCAAATGTCATATTAAAATTTAAGGATATAGGATTTAAAATTATTGCAACAAGCTTAAATACTAAAATAAATTTAAGTGATATAAATTACAAATATCCGATAGTTTTAATTATAGGTAATGAGGAAACGGGTGTGGATAAAGAGCTTCTAACATTTTGTGATGTTAAGGTTAAAATTCCTATGTATGGTAAAATTGATTCTTTTAATGTTTCTGTAGCAGCAGGTATTATAATGTATGAGATTAAAAATATTCAAAGTAGGTATTGA
- a CDS encoding NYN domain-containing protein: MRLKIFKVGIDIVKIIFVDAYNVINSWPNFKNIKDLDFDIIRDKLINVIENYAVFNGYKIFLIFDAYNSNSTGERKLEISDNLSVIYTNKDEFADTYIEKIVHNTAKKVEIIVVTSDFMEQQIIFQRGAYRMSSLEFYDDVHRVNKKINKEINENNYKNSGFLFVDNLSDDIVQKLENIRRIK; this comes from the coding sequence ATGAGATTAAAAATATTCAAAGTAGGTATTGATATAGTGAAAATTATTTTTGTTGATGCATATAATGTAATAAATTCATGGCCTAATTTCAAAAATATTAAAGATTTAGATTTTGATATAATAAGAGATAAGCTTATAAACGTGATCGAGAATTATGCAGTATTTAATGGATATAAGATATTTTTGATATTTGATGCATATAATTCCAATTCTACAGGTGAAAGGAAATTAGAAATATCTGATAATTTAAGTGTAATATATACTAATAAAGATGAATTTGCAGATACATATATAGAAAAAATAGTTCATAATACTGCCAAAAAAGTTGAGATTATAGTGGTTACTTCTGATTTTATGGAACAACAGATTATCTTTCAAAGAGGTGCTTATAGAATGTCCAGTTTAGAGTTTTATGATGATGTGCACAGAGTTAATAAAAAAATAAATAAAGAAATAAATGAAAACAATTATAAAAATTCTGGATTTTTATTTGTTGATAATTTAAGTGATGATATTGTTCAGAAATTAGAAAATATAAGAAGAATTAAGTAA
- the sigH gene encoding RNA polymerase sporulation sigma factor SigH: protein MINSSFDIDDLNTNYDIEEEFILSKAKQGDSKSIEILINKYKKFIQLKSKSYFLIGADKEDIYQEGLIGLYKAIRDYNSNKLSSFKCFAELCITRQIITAIKTATRQKHIPLNTYISLNKPIYDDESDKTLLDITESLRISDPEDLFVDKEQINEIERHVLRNLSRYEKIVLHYYIIGRSYQQIAYLLDRQPKSIDNAIQRIKRKLLKCFKKD from the coding sequence ATGATTAATAGCTCGTTTGATATAGATGATTTGAATACTAATTATGATATAGAAGAGGAGTTTATTTTAAGTAAAGCTAAACAAGGCGATAGTAAGTCAATAGAAATACTTATTAATAAATATAAAAAGTTTATACAGTTAAAATCAAAATCTTACTTCCTTATAGGAGCAGATAAGGAGGATATATATCAAGAGGGATTAATCGGATTATATAAAGCTATTAGAGATTATAATAGTAATAAGTTATCTAGTTTTAAATGTTTTGCCGAATTATGTATAACAAGGCAGATTATCACAGCTATAAAAACTGCTACAAGACAAAAACATATACCGTTAAATACATATATATCCTTAAATAAACCCATTTATGATGATGAATCAGATAAAACACTATTAGATATTACAGAATCATTAAGAATATCTGATCCTGAAGATTTATTTGTTGATAAAGAGCAAATAAATGAGATAGAAAGGCATGTTTTAAGAAACTTATCTAGATATGAAAAGATAGTATTACATTATTACATTATAGGTAGAAGTTACCAACAAATAGCATATTTGTTAGATCGACAACCTAAATCTATAGATAATGCTATACAAAGAATAAAAAGAAAATTATTGAAATGTTTTAAGAAAGATTAA